The Candidatus Zixiibacteriota bacterium genome segment CGCTGGCGATCATCGTCACGGCCGTCTCCCTGTTCGGCCGGCTCGACAAGCGGTGGCGGGCGCGCGAGGCGCAGGCCGACGAGGCGGCTTTCGGGAAGGAGCCGACGATCGACACCACCACGCTGGTGCTGATCGCGGCGGCCGCGGCCACCGTCACCCAGGGGCGGTTCCACATCACCCGCATCCGGCGGCTGTTGCCGGTCGATGGCGGGACGCGCACGTGGTCGGCCTCGGGCCGGGCGGTGCTGATGGGATCGCACGTCGTGCCGCGGCGAAGGTAGCGCCCCAGAGAAAGAAACGAGAGACCAGGAGTGAGACGATGAAGCTGAGAATAACGGTGCACGGGGTGGCGTATGAAGTTGATGTCGAGGTGCTTGACGCCGGGGAGGGTTTCCCGGCCGCGGCGCCGCGCCCGCGGCCGCGCCAGTCGCTGACGGCGGGCGGGCCGCCTGCCCCCGCCCCGACCCCGGCGGCGCCGGCCGCCGCCGGCCAGGGAGCGGTCGCCTCGCCGATCGCCGGGACGGTGGTCGAGATCAAGGCGAAAGTCGGAATGGCGGTCAAACAGGGGGACATCCTCCTGTCGATCGAGGCGATGAAAATGAAGACCGCGATCGCGGCGCCGACGGCGGGCAAGGTGAAGGCGATCCCGGTGGCGGTCGGCGACTCGGTGCGCGAAAACCAGACACTCGTGGAGTTCGAGTAGCGGGCGCGGCCCCGCCACGGGACACGCTATGGACATGCTGCTCAATTTCCTCCAGCAGGGCGCGTTCTTCAACTTCAGTTGGGGCAACCTCGTAATGCTCCTCGCCGGGTGCGGCTTCCTCTTCCTGGCCCTCACCAAAGGGTACGAGCCGCTCCTGCTCGTGCCAATCGGCTTCGGAATTCTGATGGGGAACATCCCCCTCGCGCCCGGCCAGGAGATCGGCATTTACGAGGAAGGGAGCGTGCTGTCGATCCTCTACAAGGGAGTGAGCGAGGGGTGGTACCCGCCGCTGATATTTCTGGGGATCGGGGCGATGACCGACTTCTCGGCCATGCTCGCCAGTCCGCGGCTGATTCTGCTCGGCGCGGCGGCCCAGTTGGGCATCTTCGTGACTTTCCTGGGGGCGCTCTGGCTCGGCTTTGACGCCGACAGTTCCGCCTCGATCGGCATCATCGGCGGGGCGGACGGACCGACGGCGATCTTTCTGACGTCGAAGCTGGCGCCGCACCTGCTCGGGGCGATCGCGGTTTCGGCCTACTCCTACATGGCGCTGGTGCCGGTGATTCAGCCGCCGATCATCAAGCTGCTGACGACGCGCAACGAGCGCCTGATCCGGATGAAACCGGCGCCGCCGGTGAGCAAGCGGCTGCGCATCCTCTTCCCCATTGTCGCCTTCATCATCACCTGTTTCATCGCCCCGGGCGCGCTGATTCTGCTGGGCATGCTGTTTTTCGGGAATCTGCTCAAGGAGTCCGGGGTCACGGAGCGGCTGGCGGCGACGGCGCGGACGGCGTTTATCGACATCGTGACGATCCTGCTCGGCCTCACCGTTGGCGCCTCGACCGATGCGAGCCGGTTTCTCACGCCGGACTCGATCAAGGTGTTCGTGCTCGGGGCGGCCTCGTTTGCGATCGCGACGGCCGGCGGCGTGCTGTTCGCGAAAGTGATGAACCTGATCGCGCGGAACAAAATCAACCCGATCATCGGCGCCGCGGGCGTCTCGGCGGTGCCGCATTCGGCGCGCGTCTGCCAGGTGATGGGCGCCCGCGAGGATCCCAACAACTACCTCATCATGCATGCCATGGCGCCGAATGTGGCGGGAGTTATCGGGTCGGCGGTGGCGGCAGGGGTGCTGTTGGCGACGTTCGGCTGAGAGCGCCGGGCGCGGCGGGCATAAAAAAGCTGGGCGACAGGGATTCGAACCCCGATTCTACGGTCCAGAGCCGCATGTCCTACCATTGGACGATCGCCCAGTGTCTACGGTCTTGTCGGCAGGACACAACGATCTCTGGATGCCCGGCCGATTTTTACAGGCCCTGAATATAGGCATCTGCACCCTGTTGTCAAGATAAACGGGGGGCAATTTTGCGGGGGAGAGTCGGGAGCGCCGGGCCGGCGCGCGCCGGGCGGCTGGGCGGCCGCGACAGCAGTTTTCCCGATGGGAGACACCGCCTTATGGGCGGGCCGCCAAGCCGCCGGAAAAACGGCGCACCACCAGCGCTTGCCCCCGGACAGCGACCGTCGCGCGGGCGCGGACGATGCGATTGCGCAGCCCCCGGGTATCGCCGAATTGCAGCCAAGCCTCAGTCACGTCGTACTCGGTCCCCTCGGTGGTGAGCCGGATTCGCGCCGAGAGCGGCAGAACCGAGACGAGGTCTCCCCCGCGCCGGCGATAGGTGATCCGGCTGTCGGCCACGAGGCGGATCTCGCATTGCGGGCTGACCACACGGATATCGGCGCGGCCGCTTCGGGCGGCGGGGCGATCGCGCAGGCCGAGGAGAAAGACGACGCCGAGGGCATGGTCAATCTCGCCGAGGCCGGGCATCACCAGGTCGATCGCCCCGAGGCCGCGCTCCCGACAGCACTCAATCGCCAGGTGGGCGTCGGTCTTGTCCTTGCGGGACGGGAATCGCAGGACGCGGGTGCGGGGCGGGAGGTTGGCGGGGAGGCGTTTCAGCGAGTCAAAATCGCCCAGCAGAATGTCGGGAAACAGCCCAGCCATCCGGAAAAAGCGGTAACCGCCGTCGACCGCAATCGTCAGCCGCCCGCGGCAGAGCGCGCGGTAGAACGGAAGATCGCGGCGGCGGTAGACGCCGTGGAGGAACGCAACGGCGCGCGTCATTGCGGGTGCTCGAATTCCAGAGCCATGCGGGCGACTCCCCGCAGCGGCGCGGCGCTGTCCAGAATCACCCGGATGGGAATGGGACGCAGCTTCTCCTCGGCGGCCCCGCGCTTGAGGTAGTTGTCCAGAAAGCGGCCCTGGTCGAGCGAGGGGAGCAGCTCGGTGGTGACGCGGCCGGCGAGGTAGAGCCCGCCCGTAGTCGCGCCGCGCAGGGCGAGGTTGGCCGCTTCGCCCGCGAAGCAGTCGACGAACAGGTCGACGGCGTCGACAGCCACCTGCTGTTTTCCCGCGAGGGCCGTCTCGACGATGCGGGAGGGCGGGTCCGGGGCGTTCTGCAGCCACTCCGGCACTTCGTGGCCGTGCGACTCGAGATAGAAGTCCACGAGCCGGACAAGCCCCGCCGAACTGACCACGTCGCCGACCTCGACCACATCCCGCTGGGCGTAGAGATACTGCCACAACTCGGCCTCGAGCTGGGTGGCGGGGGCGAGACCGGTGTGGCCGCCGTTGGTGAGGAAGCTGAGGTAGCCGTTGTCCCGGCGCACCATGAGCACCTCGGCGAGAAGTTCATCGACCGCCATGAGACCGATGTTGCCGGGAACCGCCGGTTGGTCGTTGATCGTGAAGAGCGCATCGGGCGGCAGGTCGAACAGACCGCGCGCGGTGGCGAGGTGTTCGTTCACGAGCCGGACGACGTCAAATGAGAAGTGCGCGCGAATGCTGTCGCCGTCGATCGCCCATGGCAGCAGGGCCGAGGAGACGGTCGAGCCGACCGGGAGGCCGGCCACGGCGACGAAGAAGAGCGCGCCCTCGGTGCGCCGCCGGCTGAAATAGCGCTGGAGAATAGTTTCGAAACTGTCGAAGTCCGCCGCGTCAAAGCGGGCCTGGTCTTTCAGGGTGACGCGCCCCTGGGCCTCGGTAACGGCGGCAAGGCGGACAGTACGCCGGCTGACGGACGCGACAAACATGGCGCTCACAGGCTCCGCAATTGTGGACAGCAGGTTCGGGGAACGGTGGCGTTCACGGCGGTAGCATAACCGCGCGCGGGGAGGGCGGGCAAGGGAAAACTTGCCGGCGGAAACGCCCGGCGGCGGGAGGCACAGCCCCGCCCGGGCCGGCGGACGCCTGCGGCCCGACGGCGCGGATACTGCCGAGGACCGTCAGCCGAGAATGGCCTTCACCCGAGCGACCACGGACGCCGGGTCGAGCCCCAAAAGCCGGAAGAGGTCGGCGGGCGGGCCCGAGGAGGCGTACGCCGTCACGCCCATTTTGGTGAGCGTGGAGCGGGCGCCGGCCTGGAAGAGCTCGGCGGCAAGAGCGGTCCCCAATCCGGTCTTGACGTTGTGGTCCTCGAGCACGACAAGGTGCTCGTGGGCCGCCAGCATCTGGAGATCATCGGCGTGAAAGTCCGACCAGTCGGCCACGCTGATGAGCGAGATTCCCACGCCCTCTCGGGACAGCCGCTGCCAGGCGTCGAGAGCGATTGCGCACATGTTGCCGGCGGCGACGAGGGCGAGGCGCTCGCCGCGCCGGAGGACGTCCATGCGCCCGTAGCGGTACTCGTAGTCGCCGCCGAAGAAGGGACGGCCGTCGGCGTCGGGGATGATCGGCGTCGCGGAACGCCCCATGAACACGGCGAAGTTGCCCGGCCGGCTCAAAACCCACCGGGTGATGCGGTCGGTCTGGTTGGGATCGGCCGGGGTGATGACTCTCCAGCCGAAAGTCGAGTTGAGGAGGGCGAAGTAGTCGATGCACTGGTGGGTCTTGCCGTCCTCGCCGACCTGAACGCCGGTGTGGGTGCAGAAGAGTTTCAGATTGGCGTGGTTGATATCGTTCAGGCGGGCCTGGTTGAAAGTCTCGTCGACGCCGAAGACCGCGAAGTCGGCCCAGATCGAGACGGCGCGCTCGGCGGAGAGGGAGCCGGCGATGGCGGCAGTGTTGTGTTCGGTAATGCCGCACTGGAAAAAATTGTCGGGGTACTTCTGGCCGAAGGCCGCAGTCTTGACCGAGCCGGCGAGGTCACAGTCGAAGACGGCCATGACGAAGTCCTCGCGGGGGAGGTTGAGATCGGCGACGGCCAGGAGAGCTTTGCCGAAAGCCGTGCGGTTGTCCATTTTGACGTCGGCGCCGTAGGTGGCCGGCTGCCCGGTTTCGACCGGCGGGTAGGGGGGCCGGGGGATCTTGAACGCGGGCGGCGGCCCCTGCTTGCGCAGCTCGCGCAGCGCGGGGAGGTCTTTCCCGTGGTCGCCCAGGAGGGCGAGGGCCGGGGTGAGCATGTCGGGGGCGACCGGAGCCCCGTGGAAAGCCTCGTCGTTTTCCATGAAGCCGACGTCTTTGCCCATGACGGTGTTGGCGATGATGACGATCGGGCGGCCTTCATTGGTGACGGCGCGGTGCAGTTCCCCGTAGATCTGGTCAAATGAGTGGCCGTCGATTTCGACCGCCTGCCAACCGTCGGCCTCCCACTCGGCGGCGAGATCCTGCGGCAGGATGTCGACGGTGCGGCCGGAAATCTGGAGGCGGTTGCGGTCGATGATCGCGGTCAGACGGGAGAGGGCGAATTTGGCGGCGACCCGGCGCGCCTCGCCCACCTGCCCCTTCTGCTGCTCGCCGTCGCCCATGATCACGAACGTGTGGAAATTCAGACCCGAGAGCCGCGCGTAGAGCGCTTTGCCGATGCCGACCGAGAGCCCCTGCCCGAGGTTGCCGGTGTCCCATTCGATGCCGGGGACGCTCCGCTCGACATGCCCTTCGAAGGGGGAGCCGGCCTGGCGGAAACCGTGCATGGCCGCGGCGGGATCGAAGAAACCGGCGGCCGCCAGCGCCGTATAAGCGCCCGGCGAGGTGTGGCCGTGCGACACGATGATGCGGTCGCGGTCATCGCGCATCGGGTTGCGGGGATCGACGCGGGCCATGTGGTAGAGAGTGAGGTACAGCTCGAGCGACGACATGGAACCGCCGGGATGGCCGGAGGCGGCGAGGCTGGTCATCTTGAGAATCTGCGCGCGGCAACGGCGGGCCGTCTCGCTGAGTTTCTTCCGCCACTCGGGCGAGAGAGCGCTGGAGGTGAAGCCGCGCCAGGGATCGAAATCTTTCACTCGGGTATCCTGTTCATTGGCAAACCGCATGGAGGACATCGGCGAACTCCTTTACCGCAGTGGTGACGTTTCCCTTGACGGCGAAGACGAGCACGGGGAGGTCGCGACTCGCCAGGGCGCGCACATCGCCGATCGCCTGGGCCGTGATGAGCTGCCCGAAATCGTAGAACCGCCCGGGAATCTCGAGCCGGTCATAATCGGCCCGGAGGAAGACGATGAACCGGCCGACATCGGGCCCGCCCTTGTAGAGCTGGCCGATGGAATGGAGGTAGCGCGGTCCGTAGCCGCACAGGGTCGCGACCCCCCGGCGGCGCCGGATGGCCGCCCGCATGCCCGCGAACTGGCGATCCAGAGCGCGCTCTTCCTTGCTGTAGCAGAGCAGCGCGACATATTCGGGCGGCCGGAGGCCGGCCAGGAATCGGGTGAGCAGCCGTTTCAAATCGGCCAGGTCCGACGGGCGGAGGTGACTCTCGCCCCCGTGGCTCACGAGCGTGAGACGGCCGTAGGTCCGGCCCGCGGCCAGGTCGGCGAACTGGCCCGACTCGCGATATTGGTCCAGGATGCGTTCGGTGTTGCGTTTGCTCTCGGTGACGTTGGGTTCATCGAACGGGTTGATCCCCATGAGATAGCCGGCCGCGGCCACGGCGACCTCCCAGAGGAGAAACTGGCCGCCCAGGGCATCGTACGAGGGCAAACTGAGGTCGACGATCGGGAACCCTTTCTTCCGGAAAGCGGCGCGAAGGTTCTCGGGCAGCGGAGGTTTTTCGGAGGCCAGGCGGAGGGTGACGAACATCCGATCGTCCCGGTAGTCCGCCGCTGCGCCGAGCGGCTCGCCGTCGATCGGGACTACACCCCTGGTCTTCTTCCCGGTCGACTCGGCCACCAGTTGCTCGATCCACGGGACAAGCGGGGCGAGACCCCGCGAGGCGATGAATGTCATCTTGTCGCTGCCCGACTCGGCGCCCGCCGCCATGAGCGCGGCCAGCGCTGCGGCCGGGTTGGTCTCGTCGTCGCGCGCGCGGAGGATCTTCTCCATCGCATACGCATCGTCCAGCAGCGCCGCCAGGTTGACCCCGGCGAAGAAACCGGGGACGAGCCCGAAGTAGGAGAGGGCCGAGTAGCGCCCCCCGATGTCGGGCGGGTTCAGGTAGATGCGGCGGAATCCCTCGCTCCGGGCGGCGGAGTGCAGCGCGCTGTCCGAGTCGGTGATGGCGACGAACTGGCGCCCCTGCCGCGAAAAACCCTCCTGCCGCAGACGGTCGAGGAAGCAGATCATCTGCGAGCGCGTCTCGACCGTGGCGCCCGACTTGGAGGAGACGATGAAGAGCGTGCGGTCAAGCTGGACCTTGCGGAGAGCGGCGGTGACGGCGCGGGGATCGGTGGAATCGAGCACGGCAAAAGAGTCGAGCGATCGGTGGCGGCCGAAAATGCGGCCGAAGAGATCGGGGCAGAGCGAGGATCCGCCCATGCCGAGGAGCACGACGTCGCGGAAGCCCGCCTTGATGACGTCGTGACCGAACGATTCGATGGCGGCGACGCGTTTGCGGATGGTGCCGGCCACATCGACCCAACCGAGGCGGTTGGCGATCTTGTCGCGGACGGCCGGCTGCCGCGAAAACAGCCCGGCGTCGCGCACCATGATGCGCGGCAGAACCGCGTTGCGTTCCAGCCGGCGCAGGGCGCGCTGACAGGCCGCCTCCGTCCGACCGGCACTAATGGAAAAGGCTCCCGGCTTCACCGTTGTTGCCACCTCACTGCTATTGGAACTGGGATTTTCCTGCTCGTGCGGGCGCGGCGCGACGCGGGAGGGACGGAGAGCGCGACCGGGGCCGAAGGCCCGGGGGAGCAGCGGCGCACGGAGATCCGCCCCGGACCCCGGCCGGAGCCCGTTCGGATCGCTGTCGCTTGCGCGTCCTTGACCATACGGCAATAATAGGCACATCCCCCGGACGGGGCAACCGTTTATTGCGGAACCTCTCCCCCGCCGGCGGCGCCGCCGCCTTCCCGGGTGCGGCGGCTCTCGTTCTCCAGGACGATCCGGGCGTTGCGCTGCAGGCCCTCCAGGCGCGGCCGAACGAGCGGCGTGCCGGCCGCGAACGCGAGGAACTCCTCGCGGTCGCGCAGGGCGAGGACGCGCCGGGTGTCGACGAACTCCCCCGCGCCGGCGGCCGGCAGGAGTTCCCGGTGCGGGGTCGGCGTCGCCCGCCGATTGTACGGGCAGACCTGCTGGCAAATGTCGCAGCCGAAAATGAGCGCCCCCATGCGGCTCTGCAGCGCTTCGGGAATCGCGCGGGGTCGTTCGATGGTCAGGTACGAGATGCACTTCGCGGCCTCGATCATGGCCGGGCCGACGATGGCCCCGGTCGGGCAGGCATCAATGCAGGCGGTGCACTCCCCGCAGGCGCCGTGGCGCCCGCCGCAGGGTTCGTCCGGATCAAGCGCCAGCGATGTGAGGATCTCGGAGAGGAAGACCCACGATCCAAACGTCCGGTTGATGAGCATGCTGTTCTTGCCGATGAAGCCGAGCCCGGCCCTGGCCGCATAGGCGCGTTCGAGAAAGGGGCCGTAGTCGACGTACCAGATGAAGTCGTGGCGCTGCGGGGCAACCTGCTCCTGCAGGCGTTGGATCAGGTGGAGGGTCAGGCGCCGGATGACCTTGTGGTAGTCGCGGCCCCGGGCGTAGCGGGAGACGCGGCCGTGGCCCGGCGGGCGATCGGGGCTGTTGGGATTGTAGTAGTTAACGCCGAGCATGATGACCGACTTGACGCTCGGCAGCAGTTCTCTTGGGTCAACGCGACGGTGTGTGGAGCGGGCGATCCAGTGCATCTCGGCGTGGCGGCCCTCGGCGAGCCACCGGAGAAACCGGTCGCGGGCCTCGGGGATGACCTCGGGGGAGGTGACGCCGCAGAGGTCGAAGCCGGCGGCGGCGGCGAGGCGTTTGACGAGTTCGCTGGTGAGCATGGCGGCCTTGACGGGCGGCGGAGGGTGAAACAGCGAAGGCGGACCGCGCGGCCCGCCTCTGCTGTATTGCTACCATCACCCGGAGGGAGAAATCCGCCGCGGGCTTATGTCCTGACTTTCTCCATCATGTACTTGTGCATGGCGCGGGCGGCTTTCTTCCCCGCCCCGGCGGCGAGGATGACCGTGGCCCCGCCGGTGACGATGTCGCCGCCGGCGTAGACCCCCTCGCGGGAGGTCTGCATGGTCTCCTCGTCGACGACGATATTCTGCCACCGGTTGGTCTTGAGGCCGGGAGTGGTCTGCGGGATCAGCGGGTTGGAACCGTTGCCGATCGCCACGACCACGAGATCGACCTCCATGGTGAAATTCGAACCTTCTATGGGGACGGGCCGGCGCCGGCCGGAGGCGTCCGGTTCGCCGAGCTCCATCTGGAGGCACTCCATCGCCCGCACCCGGTTCCGTTCATCGCCCAGGAACCGGATGGGGGTCGTGAGCATGTGGAACTGCACGCCCTCTTCGAGCGCGTGGTGGATTTCCTCCTTGCGGGCGGGCATTTCGGCCTCGCTGCGGCGGTAGACGATGTAGGCATTTTCGGCGCCGAGCCGGAGGGCGGTGCGGACGGCATCCATGGCCGTGTTGCCGCCGCCGAGGACGGCGACGTTGCGGCCGCGGATGATCGGCGTGTCGTAGCTGTCCTCCTCGAACGCCCGCATGAGGTTCGACCGGGTGAGGTACTCGTTGGCGGAGTAGATGCCGATGAGGTTTTCGCCGGGGACGCCCATGAAATTCGGCAGGCCGGCGCCAGTGCCGATGAAAACCGCGTCGTAGCCCATCTCGAAGAGCTCGTCGATGGTGTCCATTTTGCCGATGACGGTGGAATTGCGGAATTCGACGCCGAGGTCGCGGAGGTAGTCGCACTCGGACTGGACGATCGCCTTGGGGAGGCGGAATTCGGGAATGCCGTAGACGAGCACGCCGCCGGGCTTGTGGAGAGCCTCGAAAATAGTGACCTCGTGGCCGAGAAGGATGAGGTCGCCGGCGACCGTGAGTCCGGCCGGGCCGGCGCCGACGACCGCGGCTTTGCGCCCCGTCGGCGGCTGCTTCCGGGGAAGCTGGACGAGATGGTTCTCGCGCTCGTAGTCGGCGACGAAGCGTTCGAGGGCGCCGATCGCGACCGGCTGGAACTTCTTGTGCAGCACGCAGGCGATTTCGCACTGCTCCTCCTGCGGGCAGACGCGGCCGCAGACGGCGGGCAGGGAGTTCGTCTCCTTGATCTTGCGGGCGGCGGCGGCGAAGTCCTTTTCCAGGATGAGGCGGATGAAGCCGGGGATGTCGACCTCCACCGGGCAGCCCTTGATGCAGGGGGCTTTGGGACACTCGAGACAGCGCTGGGCCTCGGTGAGCGCCAGGTCAATCGTGAACCCGAAGGGAACCTCTTTGAAATTGCCGACCCGCACCTCCGCCTGCTGTTCCGGCATCTTCTGGCGCGGGATGCGCATGCGGTCTTTCTTGGCGATCGGATTCGAGG includes the following:
- a CDS encoding OadG family protein; the protein is MADGAEFNVALFVVVGLLVVFAALAIIVTAVSLFGRLDKRWRAREAQADEAAFGKEPTIDTTTLVLIAAAAATVTQGRFHITRIRRLLPVDGGTRTWSASGRAVLMGSHVVPRRR
- a CDS encoding biotin/lipoyl-binding protein; the encoded protein is MKLRITVHGVAYEVDVEVLDAGEGFPAAAPRPRPRQSLTAGGPPAPAPTPAAPAAAGQGAVASPIAGTVVEIKAKVGMAVKQGDILLSIEAMKMKTAIAAPTAGKVKAIPVAVGDSVRENQTLVEFE
- a CDS encoding sodium ion-translocating decarboxylase subunit beta, yielding MDMLLNFLQQGAFFNFSWGNLVMLLAGCGFLFLALTKGYEPLLLVPIGFGILMGNIPLAPGQEIGIYEEGSVLSILYKGVSEGWYPPLIFLGIGAMTDFSAMLASPRLILLGAAAQLGIFVTFLGALWLGFDADSSASIGIIGGADGPTAIFLTSKLAPHLLGAIAVSAYSYMALVPVIQPPIIKLLTTRNERLIRMKPAPPVSKRLRILFPIVAFIITCFIAPGALILLGMLFFGNLLKESGVTERLAATARTAFIDIVTILLGLTVGASTDASRFLTPDSIKVFVLGAASFAIATAGGVLFAKVMNLIARNKINPIIGAAGVSAVPHSARVCQVMGAREDPNNYLIMHAMAPNVAGVIGSAVAAGVLLATFG
- a CDS encoding thiamine diphosphokinase, with the translated sequence MTRAVAFLHGVYRRRDLPFYRALCRGRLTIAVDGGYRFFRMAGLFPDILLGDFDSLKRLPANLPPRTRVLRFPSRKDKTDAHLAIECCRERGLGAIDLVMPGLGEIDHALGVVFLLGLRDRPAARSGRADIRVVSPQCEIRLVADSRITYRRRGGDLVSVLPLSARIRLTTEGTEYDVTEAWLQFGDTRGLRNRIVRARATVAVRGQALVVRRFSGGLAARP
- a CDS encoding glucokinase, encoding MFVASVSRRTVRLAAVTEAQGRVTLKDQARFDAADFDSFETILQRYFSRRRTEGALFFVAVAGLPVGSTVSSALLPWAIDGDSIRAHFSFDVVRLVNEHLATARGLFDLPPDALFTINDQPAVPGNIGLMAVDELLAEVLMVRRDNGYLSFLTNGGHTGLAPATQLEAELWQYLYAQRDVVEVGDVVSSAGLVRLVDFYLESHGHEVPEWLQNAPDPPSRIVETALAGKQQVAVDAVDLFVDCFAGEAANLALRGATTGGLYLAGRVTTELLPSLDQGRFLDNYLKRGAAEEKLRPIPIRVILDSAAPLRGVARMALEFEHPQ
- a CDS encoding transketolase; the encoded protein is MRFANEQDTRVKDFDPWRGFTSSALSPEWRKKLSETARRCRAQILKMTSLAASGHPGGSMSSLELYLTLYHMARVDPRNPMRDDRDRIIVSHGHTSPGAYTALAAAGFFDPAAAMHGFRQAGSPFEGHVERSVPGIEWDTGNLGQGLSVGIGKALYARLSGLNFHTFVIMGDGEQQKGQVGEARRVAAKFALSRLTAIIDRNRLQISGRTVDILPQDLAAEWEADGWQAVEIDGHSFDQIYGELHRAVTNEGRPIVIIANTVMGKDVGFMENDEAFHGAPVAPDMLTPALALLGDHGKDLPALRELRKQGPPPAFKIPRPPYPPVETGQPATYGADVKMDNRTAFGKALLAVADLNLPREDFVMAVFDCDLAGSVKTAAFGQKYPDNFFQCGITEHNTAAIAGSLSAERAVSIWADFAVFGVDETFNQARLNDINHANLKLFCTHTGVQVGEDGKTHQCIDYFALLNSTFGWRVITPADPNQTDRITRWVLSRPGNFAVFMGRSATPIIPDADGRPFFGGDYEYRYGRMDVLRRGERLALVAAGNMCAIALDAWQRLSREGVGISLISVADWSDFHADDLQMLAAHEHLVVLEDHNVKTGLGTALAAELFQAGARSTLTKMGVTAYASSGPPADLFRLLGLDPASVVARVKAILG
- the queG gene encoding tRNA epoxyqueuosine(34) reductase QueG, yielding MLTSELVKRLAAAAGFDLCGVTSPEVIPEARDRFLRWLAEGRHAEMHWIARSTHRRVDPRELLPSVKSVIMLGVNYYNPNSPDRPPGHGRVSRYARGRDYHKVIRRLTLHLIQRLQEQVAPQRHDFIWYVDYGPFLERAYAARAGLGFIGKNSMLINRTFGSWVFLSEILTSLALDPDEPCGGRHGACGECTACIDACPTGAIVGPAMIEAAKCISYLTIERPRAIPEALQSRMGALIFGCDICQQVCPYNRRATPTPHRELLPAAGAGEFVDTRRVLALRDREEFLAFAAGTPLVRPRLEGLQRNARIVLENESRRTREGGGAAGGGEVPQ
- the gltA gene encoding NADPH-dependent glutamate synthase — protein: MSEKDTALGQDESRAEAGSSNPIAKKDRMRIPRQKMPEQQAEVRVGNFKEVPFGFTIDLALTEAQRCLECPKAPCIKGCPVEVDIPGFIRLILEKDFAAAARKIKETNSLPAVCGRVCPQEEQCEIACVLHKKFQPVAIGALERFVADYERENHLVQLPRKQPPTGRKAAVVGAGPAGLTVAGDLILLGHEVTIFEALHKPGGVLVYGIPEFRLPKAIVQSECDYLRDLGVEFRNSTVIGKMDTIDELFEMGYDAVFIGTGAGLPNFMGVPGENLIGIYSANEYLTRSNLMRAFEEDSYDTPIIRGRNVAVLGGGNTAMDAVRTALRLGAENAYIVYRRSEAEMPARKEEIHHALEEGVQFHMLTTPIRFLGDERNRVRAMECLQMELGEPDASGRRRPVPIEGSNFTMEVDLVVVAIGNGSNPLIPQTTPGLKTNRWQNIVVDEETMQTSREGVYAGGDIVTGGATVILAAGAGKKAARAMHKYMMEKVRT